A section of the Kluyveromyces lactis strain NRRL Y-1140 chromosome F complete sequence genome encodes:
- the AIM7 gene encoding Aim7p (similar to uniprot|Q12156 Saccharomyces cerevisiae YDR063W Hypothetical ORF) — protein sequence MSTIYHFSNETKNQIKKFRTATARSDDIQIQSIKIQPKPSYEIIIDDDEDLEDFNRLEDLAELLPDNMPRFVLLSYPMTTRDGRKKTPLVLLYWKPATVVSQEWKMLYAGALEMVRAECAVNKYIEVSSGLEDEDDIEELKQEIEAK from the coding sequence ATGTCGACTATATATCATTTTAGTAATGAAACTaagaatcaaatcaaaaaattcAGAACAGCGACTGCCAGGTCGGATGACATACAGATCCAATCCATCAAGATTCAACCAAAGCCATCTTACGAGATCATAAtcgatgatgacgaagattTAGAAGATTTCAACCGGTTGGAAGATTTGGCTGAACTACTGCCTGATAATATGCCGAGATTTGTGCTTCTATCCTATCCAATGACCACAAGAGATGGAAGGAAAAAGACCCCGCTCGTATTGCTGTATTGGAAACCAGCCACTGTGGTATCACAAGAATGGAAGATGCTATATGCAGGTGCTTTGGAAATGGTGAGAGCAGAATGTGCAGTTAATAAGTACATTGAGGTGTCATCCGGACtagaagatgaagacgatatagaagaattgaaacaagagaTCGAAGCTAAGTAA